In the Leptotrichia sp. oral taxon 212 genome, one interval contains:
- the thiI gene encoding tRNA uracil 4-sulfurtransferase ThiI, which translates to MNYMNKSLLNSVGLSYGELSLKGKNRGQFERMLRNRIHKSLNGYNHQLVDDLSKLYVMVDNNDMDEVIEKLKKIFGVVGLNPSARIGSEDEEIKAKVLEVANYAYEQGARTFKIAVNRSNKGFEKKSMDYARELGAHVLINSSFEKVQMKDPDVQINVDIRKNVYVYTERIKTYGGLPIGSTGKGLVLLSGGIDSPVASFMMAKRGMRINFVTFHSFPFTSRQALEKIKELTDILSIYTGKTRLYSMNILKIQEAINSKTKKELATILTRRVMMRLAERLSETMNYQALITGESLGQVASQTMGGLTCTNASMERLPVFRPLIGMDKTEIIDIAKEIGTYEKSIKPFEDSCVIFAPKHPVTNPKLEDVLAEEAKIENYDELMTEIFEEKEFFNMG; encoded by the coding sequence ATGAATTATATGAATAAATCTCTCTTAAATTCAGTAGGGCTGTCATACGGGGAGCTGTCATTGAAAGGAAAAAACAGGGGACAGTTTGAAAGAATGCTCAGAAACAGAATACATAAGTCTTTAAATGGATATAACCATCAACTGGTCGATGATCTTTCAAAACTGTATGTAATGGTAGATAATAATGACATGGATGAAGTTATTGAAAAATTGAAGAAAATATTTGGAGTTGTAGGATTAAATCCTTCAGCAAGAATAGGCAGTGAAGATGAAGAAATAAAGGCAAAAGTGCTCGAAGTGGCAAATTATGCTTATGAACAGGGAGCAAGAACTTTTAAGATAGCGGTAAATAGAAGTAACAAGGGATTTGAGAAAAAATCGATGGATTATGCAAGGGAGCTGGGAGCGCATGTTCTTATAAACAGTTCTTTTGAAAAGGTTCAGATGAAGGATCCTGATGTTCAGATAAATGTTGATATAAGAAAAAATGTGTATGTGTATACTGAAAGGATAAAAACTTATGGAGGATTGCCAATTGGTTCGACAGGAAAAGGACTGGTACTGCTTTCAGGAGGAATTGACAGTCCTGTTGCTTCATTTATGATGGCAAAAAGGGGAATGCGTATAAATTTTGTAACATTCCACAGTTTTCCCTTTACAAGCAGACAGGCTCTTGAAAAGATAAAGGAACTGACGGACATACTGTCAATTTACACAGGAAAGACAAGACTTTACTCGATGAATATACTGAAAATACAGGAAGCAATAAATTCAAAAACTAAAAAGGAACTGGCAACAATACTTACTAGAAGGGTAATGATGAGACTTGCTGAAAGATTGAGCGAAACAATGAATTATCAGGCGCTTATAACAGGTGAAAGTTTAGGACAGGTTGCATCTCAGACAATGGGGGGACTTACATGTACAAATGCTTCAATGGAGAGACTTCCAGTATTCAGACCTCTTATAGGAATGGATAAGACTGAAATAATAGATATTGCAAAGGAAATAGGGACATATGAAAAATCTATAAAGCCGTTTGAAGATTCATGTGTAATATTTGCTCCAAAGCATCCTGTCACAAATCCGAAGCTTGAAGATGTTCTGGCAGAAGAGGCAAAAATTGAAAATTATGATGAGCTTATGACAGAAATATTTGAAGAAAAGGAATTCTTCAATATGGGATAA
- the rplJ gene encoding 50S ribosomal protein L10, whose amino-acid sequence MPAQSKIEAVENLTAKLKEAKAMVFVDYKGISVNEDTELRKTAREAGVEYFVAKNRLMKIALKSVGVDTDFDDLLEGTTSFAIGYEDGVAPSKLIFDFGKKTKDKLVIKGGMLSGDRVDAATVEALAKLPSRDELLGQIAYGLLSPVRMLAVGLSNLADKQAEGASVE is encoded by the coding sequence TTGCCAGCACAATCAAAAATTGAAGCAGTAGAAAATTTAACTGCCAAATTGAAAGAAGCTAAAGCAATGGTATTTGTTGATTACAAAGGAATCAGCGTTAACGAAGATACTGAATTAAGAAAAACTGCGAGAGAAGCAGGAGTTGAATATTTTGTAGCAAAAAACAGATTAATGAAAATAGCTCTAAAATCAGTTGGTGTTGATACAGATTTTGATGATTTATTAGAAGGTACTACATCTTTCGCAATAGGATATGAAGATGGTGTTGCTCCTTCAAAATTAATCTTTGATTTTGGAAAGAAAACAAAAGATAAGTTAGTTATCAAAGGTGGAATGTTAAGTGGAGATAGAGTTGATGCGGCTACTGTAGAAGCATTAGCTAAATTGCCTTCAAGAGACGAGCTGTTAGGACAAATAGCATACGGATTATTGTCTCCAGTAAGAATGTTAGCAGTAGGACTGTCTAACTTGGCTGATAAACAGGCAGAAGGTGCATCAGTTGAATAA
- a CDS encoding cysteine desulfurase family protein, with protein sequence MIYLDNAASTKPSEEVIKVMTDIMRKSYGNPDAIHDFSHEIFLKIKNARKIVGNFLGVNPARIYFTAGGSDGNNLVIQGIVEANSRTKKHLITTKIEHPSVYETFKYYETKGFEVDFLDVDKDGFINLEQLKSLLRNDTSLVSIGAVNSEVGSVQDLKEISKIIKGKSRGIYFHTDFVQGLGCTDIKFDKISVDAVTVSGHKICAPKGIGAVYVAENVKIANVVHGSNSENGIVKRTMPTELILGFAKAVELLDKNYRKDMEYLQNIKTEFAKKIEENIADVKINSIFDIQKSSPKVLNVSFKGTKGEVLTHFLGMNGIYVSTGSACSSKKGNSRILTVMGLKQDELDGAIRFSFSSENTLEEIEKTVEVLKKSVEQIRKMR encoded by the coding sequence ATGATATATCTGGATAATGCGGCAAGCACAAAACCAAGTGAGGAAGTCATAAAAGTAATGACGGATATAATGAGAAAGAGTTACGGAAACCCTGATGCAATCCATGATTTTTCCCATGAAATATTTTTGAAAATAAAAAATGCAAGAAAGATAGTAGGGAATTTTTTGGGAGTAAATCCGGCAAGGATATATTTTACGGCAGGAGGGTCAGATGGAAATAATCTTGTGATACAGGGAATTGTTGAAGCAAATTCAAGGACAAAAAAGCATCTGATTACTACAAAAATAGAGCACCCATCTGTTTACGAGACATTTAAGTATTATGAAACAAAGGGCTTTGAAGTTGATTTTCTTGATGTGGACAAGGATGGATTTATTAATCTGGAACAGCTGAAAAGCCTTCTGCGGAATGATACGTCCCTTGTTTCAATTGGAGCTGTAAACAGTGAAGTGGGTTCAGTCCAGGATTTGAAGGAAATTTCCAAAATTATAAAGGGGAAAAGCAGGGGAATTTATTTTCACACTGATTTTGTACAGGGACTTGGATGTACAGACATAAAATTTGATAAAATATCTGTGGATGCAGTTACTGTGAGCGGGCATAAAATATGTGCACCAAAGGGAATTGGAGCAGTCTATGTTGCTGAAAATGTAAAGATTGCAAATGTTGTTCATGGCTCAAATTCTGAAAATGGAATTGTAAAAAGGACTATGCCGACAGAACTGATACTGGGATTTGCAAAAGCTGTTGAACTGCTTGATAAAAATTACAGGAAAGATATGGAGTATCTGCAGAATATTAAAACTGAATTCGCTAAAAAAATAGAAGAAAATATAGCTGATGTAAAAATTAACTCTATATTTGATATTCAAAAATCAAGTCCTAAGGTTCTTAATGTATCATTTAAAGGAACTAAAGGCGAAGTTCTTACACATTTTTTAGGAATGAATGGAATTTACGTTTCAACAGGATCGGCATGTTCGTCTAAAAAAGGGAACAGCAGAATTCTTACAGTAATGGGATTAAAGCAGGATGAGCTTGACGGAGCGATAAGGTTCAGTTTTTCTTCTGAAAATACTTTGGAAGAAATAGAGAAAACAGTGGAAGTTCTGAAAAAAAGTGTGGAACAGATAAGAAAAATGAGATAA
- the secE gene encoding preprotein translocase subunit SecE yields MSKFNLGKAFGNLREEYKKIYWAGKAEVFHVTVIVLLITLFIAVYTVIFDTGFNFILLKLTNTLKSFLGGA; encoded by the coding sequence ATGAGTAAATTTAATTTAGGAAAAGCTTTCGGAAATTTACGTGAAGAATATAAAAAGATATACTGGGCAGGAAAAGCAGAAGTTTTTCATGTTACTGTAATAGTATTGTTAATAACTTTATTTATAGCAGTTTATACTGTTATATTTGATACAGGATTTAATTTTATATTATTGAAATTAACTAATACTTTAAAAAGCTTTTTAGGAGGAGCGTAA
- a CDS encoding DUF4291 domain-containing protein — protein MKGLIMKKEEERNIYAIYDDKTIRVYQAYNNEIADEALKLGKFGSKFSLTRMTWIKPSFLWMMYRSGWASKQGQERILAIDLKRGGFDEIVRNAVLSSFREVSDLSKEEWKEKLENSEVRCQWDPDRDIYGNPIGRRAIQLGIKGETVRKYINDWIVNITDITDKVIGMRNNIQNRTFSESVLPQEKKYIL, from the coding sequence ATGAAAGGATTAATTATGAAAAAAGAAGAGGAAAGAAATATTTATGCAATATATGATGATAAAACAATAAGAGTTTATCAGGCGTATAACAATGAAATAGCAGACGAGGCTTTAAAATTAGGAAAGTTTGGAAGTAAATTCAGCCTTACAAGAATGACCTGGATAAAGCCATCATTCTTATGGATGATGTACAGAAGCGGTTGGGCCAGTAAGCAAGGACAAGAAAGAATACTTGCAATTGACCTGAAAAGGGGAGGATTTGATGAAATAGTGAGAAATGCTGTACTCTCATCTTTTAGAGAAGTTTCTGATTTATCTAAGGAGGAATGGAAAGAAAAACTGGAAAATTCAGAAGTAAGATGTCAATGGGATCCGGACAGGGATATTTACGGCAATCCGATAGGAAGAAGGGCGATACAGTTAGGCATAAAGGGAGAAACGGTGAGAAAATATATAAATGACTGGATTGTAAATATAACGGATATAACAGATAAAGTTATTGGGATGAGAAATAACATTCAAAATAGAACTTTTTCAGAATCTGTACTTCCTCAGGAAAAAAAGTATATATTATAG
- a CDS encoding DNA recombination protein RmuC → METLIVIMAFVLLIITVLILFQLFKIRKQQQLELLYLKEEMEQLMIKEFTSGTEKSINENARRLLEIEKTTTLNIRNNLLQGIGELNNVLSGNNEKLLMKFNDFIQKIGVLMNENNQGLTLNINRFKDEFKKSVNDDFETLNRKIEGRLDLMNSKVEERLAKGFEETTKTFGSVLERLGKIDEAQKKIEALSSNVVSLQDILTDKKSRGIFGEVQLYQILASVFGEKNDRTYQKQYKLSNNTMVDAMLFTPEPIGNIAIDSKFPLENYRKMYDSELTNEERINARKEFAGNLKKHIDDISEKYIIRNETSDQAIMFLPAEAIFAEINAYHTDVIDYAYRKNVRIASPTTLVSVLTTIQMILTNIEREKYASVIQEELGKLHEEFGRYEKRWKALEKDIEKVTKDVKEITTTSNKISKRFTEISNVNMVKQIENEESKIAD, encoded by the coding sequence ATGGAAACATTAATTGTAATAATGGCGTTTGTACTGCTTATAATAACTGTACTTATACTGTTTCAGCTTTTTAAAATAAGGAAACAGCAGCAGCTGGAACTGCTCTATCTGAAAGAGGAAATGGAACAGCTGATGATAAAGGAATTTACATCAGGTACAGAAAAAAGTATAAATGAAAATGCAAGAAGACTTTTAGAAATTGAAAAAACAACGACACTGAATATCAGAAATAATTTACTGCAGGGAATAGGCGAACTTAACAATGTGTTATCAGGAAATAATGAAAAGCTGTTAATGAAGTTTAATGATTTCATTCAGAAAATTGGAGTTTTAATGAATGAAAATAATCAGGGGCTGACATTAAATATAAACAGGTTCAAGGATGAATTTAAGAAGAGTGTAAATGATGATTTTGAAACGCTGAACAGAAAAATAGAGGGAAGGCTCGATCTTATGAATTCCAAAGTTGAAGAAAGGCTTGCAAAAGGATTTGAAGAAACAACAAAAACCTTTGGAAGTGTTCTTGAAAGACTTGGAAAAATTGATGAGGCACAGAAAAAGATAGAGGCTCTTTCAAGCAATGTTGTTTCACTTCAGGATATTCTTACAGATAAGAAAAGCAGGGGAATATTTGGAGAAGTGCAGCTTTATCAGATATTGGCATCGGTTTTTGGAGAAAAAAATGACAGGACATATCAGAAACAGTACAAACTTTCAAACAATACAATGGTTGATGCAATGCTTTTTACACCTGAACCAATTGGAAACATTGCTATTGATTCAAAGTTTCCTCTGGAAAATTATCGTAAAATGTATGATTCTGAGTTGACAAACGAAGAAAGAATAAATGCAAGGAAAGAATTTGCAGGGAATCTGAAAAAACATATTGATGATATTTCCGAAAAATATATAATCAGAAATGAAACAAGTGACCAGGCTATAATGTTTCTACCTGCTGAAGCAATATTTGCAGAAATTAATGCCTATCATACAGATGTTATTGACTATGCATACAGGAAAAATGTCAGAATAGCTTCCCCGACAACACTGGTTTCTGTACTGACAACAATACAGATGATACTTACGAACATCGAAAGGGAAAAATATGCCAGTGTAATTCAGGAAGAACTTGGAAAACTTCATGAAGAGTTTGGAAGATATGAAAAAAGATGGAAAGCGCTTGAAAAGGATATAGAGAAAGTAACAAAGGATGTTAAGGAAATAACAACAACATCAAATAAAATAAGCAAAAGGTTTACAGAAATATCAAATGTAAATATGGTTAAACAGATAGAAAATGAAGAAAGCAAAATAGCAGACTGA
- the nadR gene encoding multifunctional transcriptional regulator/nicotinamide-nucleotide adenylyltransferase/ribosylnicotinamide kinase NadR, whose translation MKKIEKKGIIFGKFYPLHIGHVDFIQRASGYVDTLYVVVCTDDERDMRLFNESKMKKMPTAKDRIKFVTQTFKYQENIKIIHLAEDGIPAYPNGWAGWADRVKEVLARNKIKIDVIFTNEPQDVENYKSNFIDKGYAVDVFSDNLEIITLDTSRNHFNISATEIRKDPYKNWHFIPKYVREFFILKVGIIGSEHSGKTNLTHKLANYYNTTYVKEYRKEYIREILQNNEDNLQHEDYSQIAYGQNQKILEAVKNADRLIIVDTEFTSLQSYYLKNNESMHPVIEDFISNSNFDILIYIEKTNRKEIFDEILQKLLKENNKKYIELIHENIRSLTENYTKSIEIIDNYINQKTV comes from the coding sequence ATGAAAAAAATAGAAAAAAAAGGAATAATTTTTGGTAAATTTTATCCGTTACATATAGGACATGTGGATTTCATACAGAGGGCAAGCGGTTATGTGGATACACTGTATGTTGTAGTGTGTACTGATGATGAAAGGGATATGAGGCTGTTTAATGAATCAAAAATGAAAAAAATGCCGACTGCAAAGGATAGAATCAAATTTGTTACACAGACCTTTAAATATCAGGAAAATATAAAGATAATTCATCTTGCAGAAGATGGAATACCGGCTTATCCTAATGGATGGGCAGGATGGGCTGACAGGGTAAAGGAAGTTCTCGCCAGAAATAAAATAAAAATAGATGTAATTTTTACAAATGAACCTCAGGATGTTGAAAATTATAAAAGTAATTTTATAGATAAAGGATATGCTGTCGATGTATTTAGTGACAATCTTGAAATAATTACATTAGATACATCAAGAAACCATTTTAACATAAGCGCAACAGAAATACGTAAAGATCCTTATAAAAACTGGCATTTTATACCAAAATACGTAAGAGAATTTTTCATATTGAAAGTAGGAATTATAGGTTCTGAACATTCAGGGAAAACTAATCTGACTCATAAACTGGCAAACTACTACAATACTACATATGTAAAGGAATATAGAAAGGAATATATAAGAGAAATTCTGCAGAATAATGAAGATAATCTCCAGCATGAAGATTATAGCCAGATAGCATACGGTCAGAATCAGAAAATATTGGAAGCTGTAAAAAATGCCGACAGACTTATTATTGTAGATACAGAATTTACTTCATTGCAGTCATACTATTTAAAAAATAATGAAAGTATGCATCCTGTAATAGAAGATTTTATAAGCAACAGCAATTTTGATATATTAATATATATTGAGAAAACAAATCGGAAAGAAATTTTTGATGAGATTCTTCAGAAATTGCTCAAAGAAAATAATAAAAAATATATAGAGCTGATACATGAAAATATTAGAAGCCTGACGGAAAATTATACTAAGAGTATAGAAATAATAGACAATTACATAAATCAGAAAACAGTTTAA
- the rpmG gene encoding 50S ribosomal protein L33, whose translation MRVQVILECTETKLRHYVTTKNKKTHPERLEMRKYNPVLKRHSLYREVK comes from the coding sequence ATGAGAGTACAAGTGATTTTAGAATGCACTGAAACTAAGTTGAGACATTATGTTACAACTAAAAACAAAAAAACTCATCCTGAAAGATTAGAAATGAGAAAATATAATCCGGTGCTTAAAAGACATTCTCTTTACAGAGAAGTTAAGTAG
- the nusG gene encoding transcription termination/antitermination protein NusG translates to MTEDFNVEEVTEDENVYEKKWYIIHTYSGYEKKVATDLEKRIESLNLTDRVFRILVPEEEVLEEKRGKMVKVPRKLFPSYVMIEMLSVREENELGLGYRVDSDAWYVIRNTNGVTGFVGVGSDPIPLSDEEASDLLAKIGVETSGSESRFNIDFKEGDRVVVKKDSFYDQTGEISSIDYEHGRVTVMLEVFGRLTPVELEYNEVEKSEY, encoded by the coding sequence GTGACGGAAGATTTTAATGTAGAAGAAGTAACGGAAGATGAAAATGTATATGAAAAGAAATGGTATATAATTCATACATATTCCGGATACGAAAAAAAAGTTGCGACAGATCTTGAAAAAAGAATAGAATCTTTAAATCTTACAGACAGAGTTTTTAGAATTCTGGTACCGGAAGAAGAAGTTCTTGAAGAAAAAAGAGGAAAAATGGTGAAAGTTCCCAGAAAACTGTTTCCGAGTTATGTAATGATTGAGATGCTGTCTGTCAGGGAAGAAAATGAGTTGGGACTAGGGTACCGTGTAGATAGTGATGCGTGGTATGTAATAAGAAATACCAACGGAGTAACAGGTTTTGTAGGGGTAGGAAGTGACCCTATACCATTATCTGATGAAGAAGCTTCGGATTTGTTGGCTAAAATAGGAGTGGAAACGAGCGGAAGTGAAAGCAGGTTCAATATTGACTTTAAAGAAGGAGACCGTGTTGTGGTGAAAAAGGATTCTTTTTATGACCAGACTGGTGAAATTTCTTCTATTGATTATGAACATGGCAGAGTAACTGTTATGCTTGAAGTTTTCGGAAGATTAACTCCGGTAGAGCTTGAATATAACGAAGTGGAAAAAAGTGAATATTAG
- a CDS encoding YihY/virulence factor BrkB family protein: MKRKFSISDILSKISRENLKKRFKEAAQMINLIYRNYSDGETQMLSTSLTYFSMLAIFPIVALILGITKGFGLDRLFIRKIFEIVPQNEGMVRTVLDVANKLLVSTEGSILTGVGVVILINSAIKVLMVLEDSFNKIWHVNKNRSFTRRIIDYIAIIFIGPIFFIVIIATNSYVIEKAGELLLGKTLVIGLFIKLIGPSFYILLFTLLFYLIPNTNVKLKPAFISGVVTALLCFILKAAFVFLQSFITKYNAIYGSLAFIPIFLVWVQYIWVTILLGAQIAFSIQTSDEFLYNERVEMPIKLRKEAGILILVLIIKRFKKNEIPYTYMELLKRLNMESLFMKDILSELEKIGFINEILADRNGESGYQIACDPEVFTVKYFINRFEGKNEDRYEDIFDNLQEEDRELLEKIRKNLLLENNTLLKNI, from the coding sequence ATGAAAAGAAAATTCAGTATTTCAGATATATTGTCAAAAATAAGCAGGGAAAATTTAAAAAAAAGATTTAAGGAAGCGGCACAGATGATAAATCTCATATATCGTAATTACAGTGATGGAGAAACACAGATGCTGTCAACTTCCCTGACTTATTTTTCGATGCTTGCCATTTTTCCAATTGTAGCTTTAATACTTGGAATAACAAAAGGTTTTGGACTTGACAGGCTGTTTATCAGAAAAATTTTTGAGATAGTTCCTCAAAATGAAGGGATGGTGAGAACTGTTCTGGATGTTGCAAATAAACTCCTGGTTTCCACTGAAGGAAGTATACTGACAGGTGTGGGTGTAGTTATTCTGATTAATTCTGCTATAAAGGTTCTGATGGTTCTGGAAGATTCGTTTAATAAAATATGGCATGTAAACAAAAACAGATCTTTTACGAGAAGAATAATAGATTACATTGCCATCATATTTATCGGACCTATATTCTTTATAGTAATTATAGCAACAAATTCATATGTAATAGAAAAAGCTGGAGAACTTCTTTTGGGAAAAACCCTCGTGATAGGGCTGTTTATAAAACTCATAGGTCCTTCATTCTATATTCTCCTGTTTACACTGCTTTTTTATCTTATTCCAAATACAAATGTAAAGTTAAAGCCGGCATTTATTTCGGGAGTGGTAACTGCGCTGCTATGTTTTATTCTGAAAGCGGCATTCGTATTTCTGCAGTCGTTTATAACTAAATATAATGCAATATATGGGAGTTTGGCATTTATTCCGATTTTTCTTGTATGGGTTCAGTATATATGGGTAACTATACTGTTAGGGGCACAGATAGCCTTTTCAATTCAGACATCTGATGAATTTTTATACAATGAAAGAGTGGAAATGCCTATAAAACTTAGAAAAGAAGCAGGAATACTGATTCTTGTGCTGATAATAAAGAGATTTAAGAAAAATGAAATTCCATACACATATATGGAACTGTTAAAAAGACTGAATATGGAAAGCCTGTTCATGAAAGATATTCTTTCAGAGCTTGAAAAAATAGGATTTATCAACGAAATTCTAGCAGACAGGAATGGAGAAAGCGGATATCAGATTGCCTGTGATCCGGAAGTGTTTACTGTAAAATATTTTATAAACAGGTTTGAAGGGAAAAATGAAGACCGCTATGAAGATATTTTTGATAATCTTCAGGAAGAAGACAGGGAACTTCTGGAAAAAATAAGAAAAAATCTTTTACTTGAAAATAATACTTTATTAAAAAATATATAG
- a CDS encoding Fic family protein, producing the protein MYKRINENEIEVYKSGIYENHQDYKSFLPSKINYQWEWNNPKLNVLLEEANIEIGNLKSYSELIPNIDLYIKMHIKMEANKSNRIEGTQTSIEEELMPIMEVSPEKRNDVREVQNYIDALQYSVDKIIKEDFPLSSRLIKGIHKELMKGVRGERKTPGEYRISQNWIGGSMPSNAVYVPPAHIHIQDLISDMEKFIHNDNIFIPKLIRIAMIHYQFESIHPFLDGNGRVGRIIIPLYLLSSKMLSKPCFYISDYFERYRTEYYEALNRVRLYDDMTGWINFFLQATIETAKTARRKFEKAVNFVEKMNKNVDNISGKNNNIRQILESFYENPIQETSELIEKLKISKATINRAITSMEEQNIISETTGNSRNRIYVMEEYLNIFKK; encoded by the coding sequence ATGTATAAAAGGATTAATGAGAACGAAATAGAGGTTTATAAATCTGGAATATATGAAAATCATCAGGATTATAAGTCTTTTTTACCTTCTAAAATTAACTATCAGTGGGAATGGAACAATCCTAAACTGAATGTATTGCTGGAAGAAGCAAATATAGAAATTGGTAACTTAAAAAGTTATTCAGAACTTATTCCAAATATAGATCTTTATATAAAAATGCATATAAAAATGGAAGCAAATAAATCTAACAGAATAGAAGGAACTCAGACATCAATTGAAGAAGAATTGATGCCAATAATGGAAGTTTCTCCTGAAAAAAGAAATGATGTTAGAGAAGTGCAAAATTATATAGATGCTTTGCAGTATAGTGTTGACAAAATAATAAAAGAGGATTTTCCATTAAGTTCAAGACTTATAAAGGGAATTCATAAGGAACTGATGAAAGGAGTCAGAGGCGAAAGAAAAACTCCAGGAGAATATAGAATAAGCCAAAACTGGATAGGTGGCTCAATGCCTTCAAATGCAGTATATGTTCCTCCTGCACATATACATATTCAGGATTTAATTTCAGATATGGAAAAGTTTATTCATAATGATAATATTTTTATTCCTAAATTAATAAGAATTGCAATGATACATTATCAATTTGAAAGTATTCATCCTTTTTTGGATGGAAATGGAAGGGTTGGACGGATAATAATACCGTTGTACCTACTTAGTTCAAAAATGTTAAGTAAGCCTTGTTTTTATATATCAGATTATTTTGAAAGATATAGGACAGAATATTATGAAGCTTTAAATAGAGTAAGACTTTATGATGATATGACAGGATGGATAAATTTTTTTCTGCAGGCAACTATTGAAACTGCGAAAACAGCAAGAAGAAAATTTGAAAAAGCTGTCAATTTTGTTGAAAAAATGAATAAAAATGTAGATAATATATCAGGTAAGAATAATAATATACGACAAATACTAGAAAGTTTCTATGAAAATCCTATTCAGGAAACATCAGAATTAATAGAAAAACTTAAAATAAGCAAAGCAACTATAAATAGGGCAATTACATCAATGGAAGAACAAAATATTATATCAGAAACAACAGGAAATAGTAGAAATAGAATTTATGTAATGGAAGAGTATCTTAATATATTCAAAAAATAA
- the rplK gene encoding 50S ribosomal protein L11: MAKEVIGKIKLQLEAGKANPAPPVGPALGQHGVNIPEFCKAFNAQTQDKAGFVIPVEISVYADRSFTFILKTPPASDLLKKAAKVQKGSGNSVKDIVATITKAQLKEIAETKMPDLNAGSVEAAMNTIAGTARSMGIKISE; the protein is encoded by the coding sequence ATGGCTAAAGAAGTAATCGGAAAGATTAAGTTACAGTTAGAAGCAGGGAAAGCTAATCCGGCACCACCGGTAGGACCGGCATTAGGACAGCATGGAGTAAATATACCTGAATTCTGTAAAGCATTTAATGCACAAACTCAGGATAAAGCAGGATTCGTTATACCGGTAGAGATATCAGTATATGCAGACAGAAGTTTTACTTTTATATTAAAAACACCACCTGCATCAGATTTATTGAAAAAAGCAGCTAAAGTTCAAAAAGGATCAGGAAATTCAGTGAAAGATATAGTAGCGACAATAACAAAGGCTCAGTTAAAAGAAATAGCTGAAACAAAAATGCCTGATTTGAATGCTGGAAGCGTAGAAGCAGCTATGAATACAATAGCAGGAACAGCAAGAAGCATGGGAATTAAAATATCAGAATAA
- the rplA gene encoding 50S ribosomal protein L1, giving the protein MAKRGKRYNEISQKVDKTKVYTPEEALELVFETKSAKFVETVELAIRLGVDPRHADQQVRGTVVLPNGTGKNVKILAITSGENIQKALNAGADYAGDDEYITKIQGGWLDFDLVIATPDMMPKLGKLGKILGTKGLMPNPKSGTVTTNIEQTVEEFKKGKVAFKVDKLGSLHLPLGKVDFTKEAVTENFKVAMDQIIKLKPAASKGQYLRSVAISLTMGPGIKLDPILVSAFVGK; this is encoded by the coding sequence ATGGCAAAAAGAGGAAAAAGATATAACGAAATTTCTCAGAAAGTAGATAAAACAAAAGTTTACACTCCAGAAGAAGCTTTGGAATTAGTATTTGAAACTAAAAGTGCTAAGTTTGTAGAAACTGTAGAATTAGCAATAAGACTTGGAGTAGATCCTAGACATGCTGATCAGCAGGTAAGAGGAACTGTAGTATTACCAAATGGTACAGGAAAAAATGTAAAAATATTAGCAATAACATCTGGAGAAAATATTCAGAAAGCATTAAATGCAGGAGCAGATTATGCCGGTGATGATGAATATATAACAAAAATACAAGGTGGATGGCTAGATTTTGATTTAGTTATAGCTACTCCGGATATGATGCCTAAATTAGGAAAATTAGGAAAAATTTTAGGAACTAAAGGATTAATGCCTAACCCTAAATCAGGAACAGTTACTACAAACATTGAACAAACCGTAGAAGAATTTAAAAAAGGTAAAGTTGCATTTAAAGTTGATAAATTAGGATCTTTACATTTACCATTAGGTAAAGTTGATTTCACTAAAGAAGCAGTAACTGAAAACTTTAAAGTTGCTATGGATCAGATTATCAAGTTGAAACCTGCAGCTTCAAAAGGACAATATTTAAGATCAGTAGCTATTTCTCTTACAATGGGACCTGGAATTAAATTAGACCCTATATTAGTGTCAGCTTTTGTTGGAAAATAA